The nucleotide window TCGAGGACGATTACGACAGCGAATTTCGATACGACGGCGCACCATTGCTGTCGCTCGCCGGCATCGATCATCTCTCGCGCGTCATTTACATGGGCACGTTTGCAAAAACATTGTTCCCCGGATTGCGCATCGGCTACTGCGCGCTGCCCGAGCGCCTCGTCGGACCGGTGACGACCGCCCGTGCCGCGCTCGACCGTTTTCCCGGCACGCTGCTCGAAGGCGCCGTCGCGGACATGCTGAACTCCGGCGCGTTCGCGGCCAACCTGCGCCGGGTGCGCGGGATCTATCGCGAAGCGCGGGACGTGCTGGCCTCGACCCTGTCGGCGGCATCGGACGAGCGGCTGTCCGTGCCGGTTCCCTCGCAGGGACTGCACCTTGTCGCGCAATTCGATCCATCGACCGATCCGCTGATTGCCGCAAAGGCAAAGGCCGAGGCCGGTGTCGCGGGCTGGCTGCTGGCGGAAACCTATTTTCGCGCGCGGCCGTTGCCGGGCTTTGTATTGGGATTTGCCGGCCACAAGCTGCCGCATTTGATCGCGTCTGCCGAGCGGCTGGCGAAGTCATCGCTTGCCGCCTTGCAAGCAAGTCGCAAGCCGAGCAAGGGTGGAACTGGCAAGGTCAAACGGCTGAAGGCCGCAACCTGATGCCCTCGCCGGCCCGCGCTCTATCAGAATCGGGGCCGCGTCACTAAGCTCGAGATTCAAAATCAACTTCACGAACGGAAATGCCCGATGCCCGGCCATGGCAAACTCCCGTCTCTCGTCATCGGCGCCTTGATCGCAGCGGTGCTCGGCTGCGCAACGACGGCCCTCGCTCAGACGGTCTCGCGCGAGCAGGACATCGTCGACCTCAGACTCGGCCAGCGCGTCATGGTTGATGATGGATCGTGCCCGACGGGACAAATCAAGGAAGTCCAGGGGTCGCAAATGACGACGTCAGGCGTGCTCCGCACCCGCAAATGCATTCCGCGGCTGGGGACGAAGAAGCGCTAGCGGCGGCCGCCCGAGCTAGAACATGCCGTTGGTGTTGGCGGCCTTCTCCGGAATTTCCTGCACGACATCCCAGTGCTCGACGATCTTGCCGTTCTCCAGCCTGAAAATGTCGACAATGGCGCGGCCCCGCGTGCCCTTTTCGCGTACGCTGTGGACGTGCAGGATCACGTAGTCTCCGTCGGCAAAGGCGCGCTTGATCTCGCTGCGGGAGTCCGGAAACCTTTCACGCAAGAAGCCGAGGAACGCCTTGAAGCCTTCGATGCCGTCCGGCGCGGTCGGGTTGTGCTGGATATAGTGCGGCCCGAAAAACTTCGCCGCGGCGTCAAAGTCCTTCCGATTGAGAGCCGCATCGTAAAACTCGAGCACGGCCTTCTTATTGGCCTCCTGCGCCGCGGCGTCGGCAGCGAGCGCCGGAGATATGGCAAGCGACAATAGGCCGATCAGGCCGATAAAAAGAGATCGCATGACAGCTCCTTTGTGCAATCGGTCTCGATACCAAGCCTAACCTACCAGCTTCCGTATTTGACGACGACCCCGCGCCACAGCGCATCGCGCTCGCGCGCCAACGACTCCTTGCCGACGCTGGCATTCCTCGCCGCGGCCGCAGCGACAGGAGGGGAGGTTCGAGTAGCTGTGACGCAGTAGACTTAAGGGCTTCTGCGGAGAATATTTGCTAAGCCGCGCTTACTGGTTCGTCGCCGGCTCGAACATGCATTGCAGCGTCGGCTTGGCGATCTTGGTGAAGGTCGGGCCGATCTCGGATTGCTTCGACGCCGGCACCCACGCGCTTTCGATCGTCGGCACTCCGGTCTCGCTGATGCCGCGCAGCAACGCTGCGCGCAAATCGGCATCTTCCACGGTCGCCGCGGCATAGTCGTGCAGGCAGCCGCAAACACTTTCGGGATGCGCCCAACGTCCGACCATATGGGGCGCGCAGAGCCGCACGAACTCGCCGCGCGGATCAGGGACCTTGAAGATCGAACGGAAAGAGGTCTGCGGCGGCTGAAACTGGACTTGAACTTGGACCTGAGCTTGGGCCTGCGCTGCGCCGCTGAGAAGGGAGGAAGACAGGATTGCTGCAGAACAGATACGTGCGAGCATACAGGGCCTTTATCGGCGAATTTCTTGCAAAGGATCCGCCAGGCTCACTTGGCGGCCAGCACCATCGGCTGAGATGCCGCAGCCGCAACCGGCGAACCGTTATAGGCGAAGGTACCGATCCCCGGCAGGCCCTGATCCGAAGAACCAGCCATCGAGGGACCAGCCAGGATGAAGGCCAAGGCGAGGATGAAGCTGGTGGTCCGCATCTGACCGTCTCCGGTTGTCAGTGGCCGGCAGTGTCCGCCGTCTCGTTGGTCATCTGATAGCCATCGGCTGTTTCCGCACATCTGCGCCAAAACGAAAAATGGTTTCGTGGGACGGGAGAATTGTTTCGTGGGCCTTGTCGAACGAAACAATAGCGGGAAAAGTCCAATGAATTCAGCCGGAGCGCTCGTGCTTGAGATGCTCAGGCTGAACCTCGCAAGCGGCCATTGGAGCCGCGTTGGCCCTCGTCCAATGGACGAGAACCGCCTCGCTTGCTGCCAGATCGGATGAACCGACGTTTCGATCCGGCCGACTCAACCGAACGCCACGCAACTTTCCGCGTGCCTATGCGTTGTGACCCTTCCTCAACAAAAGGACAGCAGTCGTGGGTGATGGCAACAGTGCAACCCCGACCCGCAAACCCGGCCAGCCGGCGGTTGAAAATTGGTCTGGAAGTTCCGGCTCCGAAGGGCGGATCGATCCTTCCCCGAAGACAGCGCGCCAAGGAAAAGCCTCAGAGCATCCTGTGGGCCTTTGCGGCGCGATGTCGCAACAAGGCGGCGAATTTCGCGGCAATGTGTCGGCGCCGCAGAAATTCGTGCACCTCGTCGGCTGCCGCGACCGCAAGGTCGGGCCCGGCCCGGAGGCCCGCCAATATTCCAATCCGCTCAAGCGGTAAGCCCGAAGCCCTCATCCCGGATCCAATTTGAATCCTGGCTGGCATCGGACTTACTGGATGAACTCACCGCATTTCTGAACCGCGGCCTCAGTGGCTCCCCAGGGCATGATCGGCACCGAGGAGGTTGAGTTTTTGGGTGAACCTTCGATCAGCTTGTCCGAATAGACCATGTAGACCAGCACGTTGCGCTTGGCGTCGCAGCCGCGAACGATCTGCATCTTCTTGAAGAACAGCGAGCGGCGCTGCCGGAACATGTCGTCGCCCTGCTCCAACTTGTGCTTGAACTTGATCGGGCCGATCTGGCGGCACGCCAGCGAAATGTCCGAGACTTCCTCGGCGAGGCCGAGCCAGCCCTTGAAGCCGCCCTTTTCCGGCACCGTGAAGTGGCAGGCCACTCCCTCGACCTCGGGATCGTCGACCGCGTAGGTCGCGAGCTTGTCGTTGGGGCTCAGCCATTTGAAGACCGTCGAGCGGCGAAAGATCAGGTCGGGCTCGTCCGCGGCCGACGCCGGACCTGCCTGCCACATGGTCAGCGCGAGCACCACCAAGGCCAGACTTCTCCACCTCTTGTCACACTTAACGATGGCCTTGGATGTCATTGATATCTCCGCTGAAGGGCTCGCCGCCTATGTAGTGGCAGAAAGCCGCACAGGAAGGCGGCAGGAAGATTTGGAAGGCCGCAGTACCGCCTTATGGATGGCGTCAGATCGAGCAGGCGCCGTTTAACGGATTGTGAGGCTTTTTTGCTACGATTGGGGCGAAAAGCGCTGCAATTAGAAGGCCTATGCTGGTGAACGCTTTTCGCCTCTGCGACAACAAACGGATCAGCAGGACGGTAGATACGAGTATCCGGATTTGAGGATTATGCGCGTGAGCGGGTATCGGTTTTTCAGTGCGAGTACTGCGGGCGCGACAATTTCGAAGCAGCGATTTTGGCAGATTGCGATTTTGACCGCGGCCGGCACCGTCGCCGTCGCTCCCCAGGCCGACGCCGCCGCCATGTTCTACTGGCAGGATTCAGACTCCGGCTATTATTACCGGCCGATGCCGACGGTGCAGCCGCGCAAGCCGAAGGTGCGCCGGCCGTCAGCCAAGACCGAGGCGGTCGTCAAGGAAACCAACGCCAAGCCGCAGGGGCCACTGATCATCGCGGTTTCGATCGAGCAGCAGAAGGTTCGCGTCTACGACGCCAATGGGCTGTTCGCTGAAAGCCCGGTGTCGACAGGCATGAAGGGTCATTCGACCCCGATGGGCGTGTTCAGCATCATCCAGAAGCACAAGATGCACCGCTCCAACATCTATAGCGGCGCGCCGATGCCTTACATGCAGCGCATCACCTGGTCGGGCATCGCGCTACATGCCGGCGTGTTGCCCGGCTATCCGGCGTCGCACGGCTGCATTCGCATGCCAACCGCCTTTGCCATGAAGATGTGGAACTGGACCCGGATGGGGGCGCGCGTCATCATCACGCCCGGCCAGATCACGCCTGCCAGTTTCTCGCACCCGTTGCTGGTGGCGCAGAAAGTCGTGCCGCAACCGCTCATCGCCGATGATCCGACGACCGACGCGCCCGCGGTGAAGGGCGACAAGGGCGCGGACGCAGGCCGTGCGGAGCCAAGCCTCGAACTCCGATCGACCGTCGGCCACGCGGCGCCGTTGCGCGATCACACCCACACAGCGGATGCCGGCAGCGCACTGCCGACGAGCGCCGTCGTGACCATGTCCGACGCAACGCCGCCTGCAGCCCGGGTCGTCCAGCCCGTCGGCGATACGTCGAGCGCGGAGGCAAAGGCGGACGCGTCGAAATCCGAGCCAGCTATCTCGGCACCGGGCGAGCCCACGACCGCAGCGGTTGGCAATGTGGAGCCAGCCAAAGTTGAGGCGCCCAAGCTCGAGCAGACCAAAGCCGCCGACGGGCCTGCCGAGCCCGTCAAGGCGGTCGCTGATACACCGGTCGCGCCGGCCGTCGCGCCTGAGGTCAAGAAGGATACCGCGCGTCTGCCCGGTGCGGACAAGGCTGCCAGAGCCGAACCACCCAGGCGTCCCGGCCAGATTGCGGTGTTCGTCAGCCGCAAGGACTCCAGGCTGTACGTCCGCGAGAGCTTCAAGCCGCAGTTCGATTTGCCGGTGACGATTGCGCCGAGCGACCGGCCGCTGGGCACCCATGTGTTCACCGCCAAGGTCGACAAGACCGATCCCAACCTGTTGCGCTGGTCGGTGGTCTCGCTACCGGTCACAGCCCGCAACGCTGCGCGGATCGATAACACCGATCGTGCCGCGCGGCGCGGCAAGACGGCCGGCGCAGCGCCCGCCGAGGCACAACTGTTGTCGGCGGCGAACACTCCGGCCGAGGCGCTGGACCGCATCACCGTCGCTCCCGAGGCGATTGCGCGGATCGCCGAGATGCTGACCACCGGCAGCTCGATCGTGGTGTCCGATCACGGCATCAACACGGGTGGCGAGACCGGCGAAGGCACCGATTTCATCGTCCCGCTCCGCATGGTCCAGCCATAACGGCTTGTTGAGGGGCGGAGGCCCGCGTATTGCGCTATGCTCGGTGCGGTTGAACCGCAGCCCGAGGCTTTTCATGATGGACCGCAGGAGCATGATATCAGCAGCGCTAGCCGCGGTCGCGGGCATGGCGTCGAGCAGGCAATCCCTGGCGCAGGCCGCCATGAGTCGGATCACGGCTTACGCGTTTTCGTTTCCGGCATTGGCCGGCGGCGATATCAGGCTTTCCGAGTTTGCCGGCCGGCCCATCCTGATCGTCAACACCGCTTCGCTCTGCGGCTTCACCCCGCAATATGGCGGGCTGCAGGAACTGTGGACCGAGTTCGGTGGCCGCGGGCTGATGATCCTCGGCGTTCCCTCCAATGATTTCGGCGGCCAGGAGCCGGGTGGCACGACCGAAATCACCGCGACGGCACAAAATCACCACGTCACTTTTCCGATCGCCGCAAAGGCCGTCGTCAAGGGACCGAACGCGCATCCGTTCTACAGATGGGCGGCGGAGGCGCGACCGAAGGAAGTTCCGCGCTGGAACTTCCACAAATACCTGATCGGCCGCGACGGCTACATCGCCGACGTCTTCCCGGAATCCATCGAACCCGTAGATACACGGGTAAAAACCGCCATCGCGCGGGCATTGGCCGCTTCCTGAATTAACCGGTTCGGGGACAAATCCGCTGCGTGTGATCGCAACGGTTGCATTGGCGCGCCTGCTCCAACTAGGCTACTGTGCGTCGCGGAATGGAGGCAGACCGGGACGACGGCAACGCCACCGACCGGGTGCGGGATTCTAATTTGGGGAAAACAGGATGCGTATTGGGGCGGGGGTGATCTTTGCAGGCGCGGTTTCGCTGTTGGCATCGAGCGCGGCGTGGTCGCAGGTGCCACCCGCTAAAGGTATAGCCGCGTCTCAGGCAGCAGCGGCACCAGTTCCCGCTCCGCCGCCAGCGCCTGTCTCGACCCGTCCGCCTTGCAACAATCCGAACGCGCTCGGCATCGGCCGCACCGTCGAGATCGACACGACCGGCGGT belongs to Bradyrhizobium icense and includes:
- a CDS encoding glutathione peroxidase: MMDRRSMISAALAAVAGMASSRQSLAQAAMSRITAYAFSFPALAGGDIRLSEFAGRPILIVNTASLCGFTPQYGGLQELWTEFGGRGLMILGVPSNDFGGQEPGGTTEITATAQNHHVTFPIAAKAVVKGPNAHPFYRWAAEARPKEVPRWNFHKYLIGRDGYIADVFPESIEPVDTRVKTAIARALAAS
- a CDS encoding DUF6719 family protein gives rise to the protein MPGHGKLPSLVIGALIAAVLGCATTALAQTVSREQDIVDLRLGQRVMVDDGSCPTGQIKEVQGSQMTTSGVLRTRKCIPRLGTKKR
- a CDS encoding ester cyclase, yielding MRSLFIGLIGLLSLAISPALAADAAAQEANKKAVLEFYDAALNRKDFDAAAKFFGPHYIQHNPTAPDGIEGFKAFLGFLRERFPDSRSEIKRAFADGDYVILHVHSVREKGTRGRAIVDIFRLENGKIVEHWDVVQEIPEKAANTNGMF
- a CDS encoding CreA family protein, which produces MWQAGPASAADEPDLIFRRSTVFKWLSPNDKLATYAVDDPEVEGVACHFTVPEKGGFKGWLGLAEEVSDISLACRQIGPIKFKHKLEQGDDMFRQRRSLFFKKMQIVRGCDAKRNVLVYMVYSDKLIEGSPKNSTSSVPIMPWGATEAAVQKCGEFIQ
- a CDS encoding L,D-transpeptidase family protein; the encoded protein is MTAAGTVAVAPQADAAAMFYWQDSDSGYYYRPMPTVQPRKPKVRRPSAKTEAVVKETNAKPQGPLIIAVSIEQQKVRVYDANGLFAESPVSTGMKGHSTPMGVFSIIQKHKMHRSNIYSGAPMPYMQRITWSGIALHAGVLPGYPASHGCIRMPTAFAMKMWNWTRMGARVIITPGQITPASFSHPLLVAQKVVPQPLIADDPTTDAPAVKGDKGADAGRAEPSLELRSTVGHAAPLRDHTHTADAGSALPTSAVVTMSDATPPAARVVQPVGDTSSAEAKADASKSEPAISAPGEPTTAAVGNVEPAKVEAPKLEQTKAADGPAEPVKAVADTPVAPAVAPEVKKDTARLPGADKAARAEPPRRPGQIAVFVSRKDSRLYVRESFKPQFDLPVTIAPSDRPLGTHVFTAKVDKTDPNLLRWSVVSLPVTARNAARIDNTDRAARRGKTAGAAPAEAQLLSAANTPAEALDRITVAPEAIARIAEMLTTGSSIVVSDHGINTGGETGEGTDFIVPLRMVQP